TGTGATAAAGTgagataccactagttgattcattgctgttttgtgagaaggcgggagagctgtattaagatcatcgtactttttgagtgctgattgTTAGGGTGGtgtattaagttcacgatcGTGGTCgttcctgtgttgccattagcagtcgagtgaataTGTtgtacgttgtgtgtgatcgagagtGAGTAGCAACAGGACGAGGAGGGAGATAATGTCAAAAGtaacaagtcaactgttcaatgtgaacCATCCCTCGAAGTAGGCGTTTTCAGATCGAAGTGAGAGTTGCTGTCAagataggcgtgttcatatcgaagtgggagttactgccaaggtaggcgtcttcacatcacgtccgaaggttACCAATGTGGGGATGGTAGATGGTAGCTATCGATAATGTCAACCTTCGTCTATTGAGTAAACATGTAAATTGCGATTGTATTTTTgcagtggtagatacactacactTTTAAGCGTGTTCACACATAGACccgtaagcataacataagcggagggttATCTAAATTTCTCCCGGTTTTGGGAAACCtgttgtttacattcagtcaatcACCCATAGAgccctgaaaaaaaaactaggggCTGGACTATGACTGAGTGCATCTGGATATTAACGATTTTAGCCATTTGACAAAAGTATTAAGTAAGCAATGAATGAAGAATGAAATTGTCCCAACCTGCAATAATGCTTCAATTCAATTGGACAATCACATCGTTTTTTCAGAATGGGTAAAAGTTCATCGACTATCCTATGAGAGAGAATCCAACCACTGCTCAATTCTTCCATTCGgtgattgtggtaaattttcaAGTCGAATTCCAGCTGCTTCCTTTCCAAACGTTTAACCACTCGGAGAATGATTGTGAATGTCATACACAAGTCTTTCAGGtattttttactcctaaaattataaatgtgctCTTCCTTGACTTTGCCCTTCTCAAAAGGCTCAACAAGACCAAACCAGAGAGATTGgatgaaattttgtaaagtgTCCTCCAATGCGAAACTAGCGCCATGACGAGATGAAGAGGGAGTTATAGCAACATTTTCtaacctaaatttaaaaatagttttgacattaaataaaaattttacagctacgtcgcactagagctgcacaatggcctattggcgacggtctgggaaacatcactgaggatgatctgaagacatgccatcacaaatttcgatcctctgtagaggggatggcGCCACCGCCTCGGTATCCCGACGACCTGCCCGCGAAGTCGatcactttacgatagaacagtttaacgaggaccaatatcgcacaccctcggtccctgaACCGACTGatctaagtggtcacccacccgcacacctGAAATTTTACAGCATATCTCTAATAGAGTAGTGATGTTTTAAtaacctaaattttaaaatgtgttggtATTGAATCgagttttattacataatagttttcattaaatGGTACcatcgcgatcgcaacgctcgaatacgtCATCTGGGGACAGGATCGGTTCTATGTCTTGACCGTAATTTTGATCNNNNNNNNNNNNNNNNNNNNNNNNNNNNNNNNNNNNNNNNNNNNNNNNNNNNNNNNNNNNNNNNNNNNNNNNNNNNtatataatatataatatatatataatatataatataaaaatattttttttaatttccacgACGTTTTTTTTAGAGATATGTTCAATATAGTCTTTAGTTCCATATCGTTTCTAAACTTAAAAGTATGTCCCGCAGTAGACTGGTCGTAAAGAAACCGACCTCAGTAAAACATCGAactcaagcatcactggctgcggtcagtaagcgggtgggtgatcactctGATCAGCATGCGaagggactgagggtgtgctGTATCGGGTCTCTTTAAATTGTTCcaccgtgaagtgctcgacttctcaCTCAGGTTGTCAGGCTACCAAAGCAATGGAGCCATCTCCCCTGCAGGggatcaaaattgagatggcatgccttcggatcatcctcagggatgtttccctgaccgtcgctaatagcccattgtgcagctctagtgtaatttaaataacataccTACCTACCaaacttgaaagtttttaatctcTTTGAAAATCAAGGAATCTTTGAATCTATCTTCTTCCATGACTCTCCGCTTGCTAATGGTGAAAGCTTGCGAAGTGTTggcataggtagagagttctgctctatgCCACCTATAGCCCATTTCGATagccaataaaaattttgaaagatactttggaaatattttacgtAACCCAAGTATATAAAATCAACAATTGCTTAGTTCCGCAAAGTGATGAATTCCAAGCATAAAAAATCGATTGCCTGAATCCATGTTGCAAAACAGAACACGAgcattaaataatcaattacttttataagttctcaaattataaaaacacgagctttgaaataaattatccgGCTTCATTttgcaagttaaaaatattaattagcaattattgaaatttgaggAATTAATATAATTGGTACTTTAACTTTACAGTATTTTCAACATATTAACTTTACAGTAttcgagaattaaaaatttcattatttagtttcatgttttaaacatcacgaattattgaaattttaacatataaaatcaattaattaccTGGCTCCATATTGCAAATATCTCAAAAGTGGTTTCCATTGCCATGAATCTGCTGCAACGAAAACAGGTGGCTTTGGTATGCAGCTGTAAACGCTTACATCAATCATTCTCTTGCCCCTATACATGAGTTTTGACTGCCGAGCATGTTTCAAGAAATATGAGAGCACGTCTTCCCGTTTGGTCTGAAATTTTCTTCCATAACGAAACACCTCAGGTTTGAAAAGAACAGTGAAGTGAAGAGGACCAAATGCAAACCAGATCTCATAAATCAaatctaaaagctttaaaaacattacagtTGGACTCTTACAACTagagaagaagtgaagtgatttaGCCTAACCTTGTGTTTTAAATGAGGTTTAATTAGATACTTGTGAACGACGTCACGTGTATGTGTGTCAAATGTGATTGGCTTCTAAATGGACAAATGCTGcgatttacctacgatgacgtcacttgtcggtatccaaatataaatatttaaaaactacgtttttcaagctgactaataaaataattctattgttGCCATAAATGTGAGCCAATTTTTTGGTGAATTGCTTGAGCGAAGTTCATGGTTAATGCTGTGTATCCTTTGTGCATTCACTACGCTAGAATACACCATTTGGGGAGAACATCGGTTCCATGTCTTGACCCTCCCCCTTCCATTCTCATCTCAGTTGTATAAGAGTGCACATTATATTTTCCCATTCCATAATATTTCTTCGTATATAATAATcagaaatgttttctaaaatttccaaGACGCTTTCTTTAGAACCAtgtttaatgcatttttcagtTCCATATGGTTTcctaagttaaaagtttttaatctatttgaaaatcaagaccgGAACTAGcgtaatttcttcttttataactaTCCACATGCTAATGGTGAAATCATGtaaagtgttgccataggtataGTGAGCTCTGAGCTGcgccacctgtagcccatttcgattGCCAAttgttaaaactgtttttttattccattttttatttaaatgacaaaaattttgcattgtcAAAATTTGCTGAAGATCTTAAACTCAACTTCAATGCCGCTAAATCAATCACTAccttttttacaacaaataaagaCCTATATATCTATCAACCTAAACGGATGCTTGAAAACCAAAATCTTGCCTATGAAGAGCACCCAAAGTACTTGAGATATATCCTTGATCCTGAATTTACAAGTATCAAACACATTGATTGCATAGTTTTGAAGGCAAGAAAATGTCTAaacattcttaaatatattgcagGTAGAGACTGGTGAGTTCTCGCCTCTACCCTTAGAACTACATATCTTGCACTCATCAGACCTATTCTTGAATATGGCTTTCCAGTCTAATGCTGTGCCACAATTTCTAACTTGAAAATATTAGATCAAGTTCATCTGAGTGCAGCTCGGATAATTACAGATTTAAGAGGAGCTGCCCTTCAGAGAGATAGTCCTTTTCGAAGCTTATTTAGAGCCTCTTCAAATTCGAAGACAGGTCAGCCTTACAGAATACTTTAGCAAACTTTACAGCTATGGCTCTCTAAACAATACCTCAAAGTATCTTTGTAATTGAGGAAACCACCAGAGACTAAAGAAAAATAGCACTTTTTGTCAGGCTTTGTCTCAAAATGCTATTGCTAAAAATGTTGAACCACATTCTCTTCATTTCTGCATGACTCCAACAGAAGATTTTTCCAGGGTTCATTTTCATTACAACCTTTCCTCctcaatcaataaaaagaacacTTTACCGGAACATCTTAGACAACTAGCcttgaaaatcataaataatatccCTAGAAGTGATATTAATTTGTATACCGATGGCAGTAAATCTGACAATCTTGCAGGTAGTGGCATTTATATTGAAACACCTAGCAAAACTTTTACTCTTAGTTAACGTAACCCAGACTTCTGTTCCGTTTTTAGAAGTGAATTACTAGCAGTGGATGAAGGGCTTGAAGCCATTTTGACGGAAAATAATTATGGAAATCTCAGGATTCTGACTGATAGCCGAAGTTCAATGGAACATCATAATAATTGGATCTATATTGGTGATAAGACAAGTATATCTATCCTTCACAAGTTGAAGTGCATCTCACTTCAACATGATATTCATTTCCAGTGATTCCCATCCCACGTGGATAGATTTGGTAACGAGAAGGCAGAATGTCTAGCAAAGGACGGTTGCAGTCTGCCTATTTCTGCATCTGATGAAATTACCTACTTAGAACTTTTTTctcagattaaaaaattaaataggagGATTTGGCCGGTGCCTCTCACTCATGATTGGTATAGGGCTAGTAAGCCGGGGCAGTCGTTGATTCTTCC
Above is a window of Parasteatoda tepidariorum isolate YZ-2023 chromosome 5, CAS_Ptep_4.0, whole genome shotgun sequence DNA encoding:
- the LOC139425535 gene encoding uncharacterized protein, producing the protein MSGLPVLPRRKLDLKTFMTRHIVIDFPAEQDFILSSSEIELGPSGYIYSYDVIASNHNPEACQLFQWFRSIHSACNESNGEDMIAEMLSTFKSSKNVFSIPMREYVLIEGIMELCYRLQVENNHLVCELLDLIYEIWFAFGPLHFTVLFKPEVFRYGRKFQTKREDVLSYFLKHARQSKLMYRGKRMIDVSVYSCIPKPPVFVAADSWQWKPLLRYLQYGARLENVAITPSSSRHGASFALEDTLQNFIQSLWFGLVEPFEKGKVKEEHIYNFRSKKYLKDLCMTFTIILRVVKRLERKQLEFDLKIYHNHRMEELSSGWILSHRIVDELLPILKKRCDCPIELKHYCRYVIRDRLNENWQLPYGIKYLQLPKKMKKYLNLLAD